A single region of the bacterium genome encodes:
- a CDS encoding AI-2E family transporter has translation MPDKQILISITSGTIVRTILFGLLLAGIYFLWDLVLVVLMAIVLASAIEPAALWAVRRGIPRLLAVVAIYLGTAAGFAAVLYFFAPPVLEDAAGLLSTLPRELNLGDLLGPIRENGPEFLRPGIATLSENISLADIVSSLHGTVVNLSANIFKVVGAVFGGIMSFALIIVLSFYLAVQDGGIAAFLKIVTPVRHERYVLDLWRRSQFKIGKWLQGQLILMLIVGVLVYLGLMVLGVRYALLLALLAALFEIIPLFGPVLAAIPAIVLNLADGGLTQGLLVAGLYTIIQQFENQLIHPLVVSKVVGVPPLLVILALIIGARTAGFLGLILSVPVAAAFREYLYDLERGRMGAARVDES, from the coding sequence ATGCCCGATAAACAAATTCTCATCTCCATCACCAGTGGCACGATCGTCCGCACCATTCTCTTCGGCCTTTTGCTTGCGGGGATTTACTTTCTTTGGGATCTCGTGCTTGTGGTATTGATGGCGATCGTGCTCGCCTCGGCGATCGAGCCCGCAGCGCTCTGGGCTGTGCGCCGTGGTATTCCGCGTCTTCTTGCTGTCGTGGCGATTTATCTTGGGACTGCGGCGGGGTTTGCGGCAGTGCTGTACTTTTTTGCTCCGCCGGTGCTTGAGGATGCCGCCGGTCTCCTCTCCACCCTGCCGCGCGAGCTCAATCTCGGAGATCTCCTCGGACCGATACGCGAGAACGGGCCGGAGTTCCTGCGTCCGGGCATCGCGACGCTCTCGGAAAACATCTCGCTTGCAGACATTGTTTCCTCTCTCCACGGCACCGTCGTCAACCTCTCCGCAAATATTTTCAAGGTGGTGGGTGCGGTCTTCGGCGGCATCATGAGCTTTGCGCTTATCATCGTGCTCTCGTTTTATCTTGCGGTGCAAGATGGCGGGATTGCGGCGTTTCTTAAGATCGTGACACCGGTTCGGCACGAGCGCTACGTTCTCGATTTGTGGCGGCGGTCGCAGTTTAAGATAGGCAAGTGGCTCCAGGGGCAACTCATCTTAATGCTCATCGTGGGGGTGCTCGTGTATCTCGGCCTCATGGTGCTCGGGGTGCGCTACGCGCTTCTCCTTGCGCTGCTTGCCGCGCTCTTTGAGATTATTCCCCTGTTTGGCCCGGTACTTGCGGCGATTCCCGCGATTGTACTCAATCTCGCTGACGGCGGGCTCACGCAGGGGCTCCTCGTTGCCGGGCTCTACACGATCATCCAGCAGTTTGAGAACCAATTGATTCATCCGCTGGTCGTGAGTAAAGTCGTCGGTGTGCCGCCGCTCCTCGTGATCCTCGCGCTGATTATCGGCGCGCGGACTGCAGGCTTCCTCGGCCTCATACTCTCGGTGCCGGTTGCAGCGGCGTTTCGGGAGTATCTCTACGACCTCGAGCGCGGGCGTATGGGTGCGGCGCGCGTCGATGAGAGTTGA
- a CDS encoding TatD family hydrolase — MTTIHFFDVHTHAHFAAFRDDSDAVIRRALEAGVTMVNVGTQRDTSAAAVATAERYEQGVYASVGLHPIHTERSYHDAKELGSMNQESGDGFTSRGEDFDYDYYKHLAVHPKVVAIGECGLDYYRIKNQESRIKQEAVFRQQIELSLAVRKPLMVHCRDAFDDLIKILDSYFMIHNSSNPGIIHFFTGSLDDARALLDLGFSFSFGGVTTFTRDYDDQVHFIPLDRILSETDAPYVAPVPYRGTRNEPVYVREVVARIALIRGEDETRVREALALNAGRVFGLG; from the coding sequence ATGACAACTATACATTTTTTCGACGTCCACACGCACGCTCACTTTGCCGCGTTTAGGGACGACAGCGACGCGGTGATTCGTCGTGCGCTCGAGGCTGGTGTCACAATGGTGAATGTGGGTACGCAGCGGGATACGTCAGCTGCGGCGGTGGCGACTGCAGAACGATACGAGCAGGGCGTGTATGCAAGCGTGGGGCTTCACCCGATACATACAGAGCGGTCGTATCACGATGCGAAGGAATTAGGAAGTATGAATCAGGAATCAGGGGACGGTTTTACGTCGCGCGGCGAGGACTTTGATTACGACTACTATAAGCACCTTGCCGTTCATCCAAAGGTCGTCGCGATCGGCGAGTGCGGACTCGATTACTATAGAATCAAGAATCAGGAATCAAGAATTAAGCAGGAAGCAGTTTTTCGTCAACAAATTGAGCTGTCGCTTGCAGTAAGAAAGCCGCTCATGGTGCACTGTCGAGATGCTTTCGATGATCTGATTAAGATTCTTGATTCTTACTTCATGATTCATAATTCCAGCAATCCCGGAATCATTCACTTCTTCACCGGCTCCCTCGACGACGCCCGCGCCCTCCTCGACCTCGGCTTCTCGTTCTCCTTCGGCGGCGTGACGACGTTTACGCGCGACTACGATGATCAGGTTCATTTTATTCCGCTTGACCGTATACTCTCCGAGACCGACGCGCCGTATGTCGCGCCCGTGCCCTACCGCGGCACGCGCAACGAGCCGGTCTACGTGCGCGAGGTCGTCGCTCGCATCGCTCTCATCCGCGGCGAGGACGAGACCCGGGTCCGCGAGGCACTCGCCCTAAATGCCGGGCGTGTTTTTGGGCTCGGGTGA
- a CDS encoding recombination protein O N-terminal domain-containing protein produces MSYHRYMTEALVLGSEPSGEASRRVVLFTRSCGLVYAHAQGARLCRSRLRPHLATLSRSRVSLVRGRETWRLVGALTEPDEGACESARPGAAAVIARLAALVRRLVPQDAPDEKLFERVAETVRFVVREDLREDELALVEVIGVSRVLFLLGYLDAGQPGAAVAAQSGWDRSLFSALAPARAALVGAINEALAASHL; encoded by the coding sequence ATGTCCTACCATCGCTACATGACAGAGGCTCTCGTGCTCGGCTCCGAGCCGAGCGGGGAGGCGTCGAGGAGGGTCGTGCTGTTCACGCGCTCGTGCGGTCTCGTGTACGCGCACGCGCAGGGTGCGCGTTTGTGCCGATCGCGGCTGCGGCCGCACCTCGCGACGCTCTCGCGCTCTCGTGTTTCACTCGTGCGCGGGAGAGAGACGTGGCGGCTTGTCGGCGCGCTTACGGAGCCCGACGAGGGGGCGTGTGAGAGTGCGCGACCAGGCGCTGCTGCGGTCATTGCGCGGCTAGCCGCGCTCGTGCGGCGTCTCGTGCCGCAGGATGCGCCGGATGAGAAGCTCTTTGAGCGCGTCGCGGAGACTGTGCGATTCGTAGTGCGTGAGGACCTACGCGAGGACGAACTCGCGCTCGTCGAGGTTATCGGCGTCTCGCGCGTGCTCTTCCTTCTCGGTTATCTTGACGCCGGGCAGCCGGGGGCGGCGGTGGCGGCTCAAAGCGGCTGGGATCGTAGCTTATTCTCCGCACTCGCTCCTGCGCGCGCTGCCCTCGTCGGCGCGATCAACGAGGCGCTTGCGGCGAGCCATCTGTGA
- the amrB gene encoding AmmeMemoRadiSam system protein B — MLKYLKMRRSATIVAAVAAGVLLLLYARGPHRDSSLYEFERRRISGLVVPHHDIVKDVRRALFADVARTRDREPDTIVLLSPNHFELGTEPIQSTLEPWETASGVIEPNVELIERLVSGGGVTLRPESFVTEHGVHLLLRDIKETFPRSRIVPLIFKMSATAGELDALVAILADHCARCLMVASVDFSHDQPALLADLHDAVSLRALRMLDAPQLLHKAEVDSPAALAVLALWARTQETPRFHTFSHTNSGVIVSEREGETTSHIFGWYESGVPTEQEDFATFAVGGDVMLARGVAKRYGRDLLEVARGLGERVFWGVDAALVNLEGAVSREPILPDVRPGTMTFLFPPETVEVLQHLRVNIVSLANNHASNGGAGGLVTTRQILAENDIMWIGGPGEDSVDDVALVRGQGINLVFIGVHLLVEVPDITSVIEKYATDESNRVIVFPHWGIEYAVEHATLEEDLAHAWIDAGADLVVGSHPHVIQDVAVYKNKPIVYSLGNLIFDQEFSEDTQEGLLLFGAFREGGLSIFPLPVQQKRYRPAFMRGERKKEILAEIDDVWRAFSTTSSEGTSYFFPAH, encoded by the coding sequence ATGCTGAAGTATCTAAAGATGAGGCGCTCTGCAACCATAGTAGCGGCAGTGGCGGCGGGTGTGCTCTTGTTGCTATATGCGCGAGGTCCCCATCGAGACTCGTCTTTGTACGAATTCGAGCGTCGGCGCATTTCGGGCTTAGTGGTGCCTCACCACGACATAGTCAAGGACGTGCGGCGCGCCTTGTTTGCCGATGTAGCGCGGACCCGAGATCGCGAGCCAGATACTATCGTCCTTCTCTCGCCGAATCATTTTGAGCTCGGGACTGAGCCGATACAGAGTACGCTCGAGCCCTGGGAGACTGCCTCTGGCGTCATTGAACCGAACGTCGAGCTCATCGAACGGTTGGTCTCTGGTGGGGGCGTCACACTTCGCCCCGAGAGCTTCGTTACCGAGCATGGGGTGCACCTTCTGCTTCGCGACATTAAGGAAACGTTTCCGCGCTCTCGAATTGTACCGCTCATTTTCAAGATGAGCGCCACGGCAGGCGAGCTCGACGCACTCGTTGCTATCCTCGCAGACCATTGCGCGCGCTGTCTCATGGTAGCGTCCGTAGATTTTTCTCACGACCAGCCAGCACTACTCGCTGATCTCCATGACGCAGTGAGTCTTCGCGCGCTGCGAATGCTCGATGCGCCCCAATTGCTGCATAAGGCCGAGGTAGATTCTCCGGCCGCGCTTGCAGTACTTGCGCTCTGGGCCCGGACGCAGGAGACGCCGCGATTTCATACTTTTTCACACACCAACTCCGGGGTGATCGTCTCTGAGAGGGAGGGAGAAACCACGTCGCACATTTTTGGTTGGTACGAGAGCGGCGTGCCTACAGAGCAGGAAGACTTCGCAACATTTGCGGTTGGTGGAGACGTGATGCTCGCGCGCGGCGTAGCGAAACGCTACGGACGCGACCTCCTTGAAGTCGCGCGGGGACTTGGCGAGCGGGTATTTTGGGGAGTCGACGCAGCCCTGGTCAATCTTGAAGGCGCCGTGAGTCGCGAACCCATACTGCCTGATGTGCGCCCGGGTACCATGACATTTTTATTTCCACCCGAGACCGTAGAGGTGTTGCAGCACCTCAGAGTCAACATCGTGAGTCTCGCGAACAATCATGCGAGCAATGGAGGCGCGGGTGGTCTTGTGACGACGCGCCAGATTCTCGCGGAGAACGATATTATGTGGATAGGAGGCCCGGGCGAAGACTCGGTCGACGATGTCGCTCTCGTGCGCGGGCAAGGCATCAACCTTGTATTCATCGGGGTCCATCTCCTGGTTGAGGTTCCGGACATTACGTCCGTTATAGAGAAATATGCTACTGATGAGTCGAACCGCGTCATCGTCTTTCCACATTGGGGCATTGAGTATGCGGTGGAACACGCGACTCTCGAGGAGGACCTTGCGCATGCCTGGATAGACGCGGGAGCCGATCTCGTCGTCGGTTCGCACCCGCACGTTATTCAGGATGTGGCGGTATATAAAAACAAACCGATTGTGTATTCACTTGGCAACCTTATCTTCGACCAGGAGTTTTCCGAAGACACACAGGAGGGGTTGCTTCTTTTTGGCGCGTTCCGTGAGGGCGGACTCAGTATTTTCCCGCTTCCGGTTCAACAAAAGCGCTACCGGCCTGCTTTCATGAGAGGAGAGCGAAAAAAAGAGATCCTTGCCGAGATTGATGATGTGTGGAGGGCTTTCAGTACGACCTCGAGCGAGGGGACGAGTTACTTTTTCCCCGCGCACTAG
- a CDS encoding CopG family antitoxin — MTKKTSTKKRIPEFSSIEKEAAFWDTHSTADYEDEFKPVRVRFAKNLSEGITIRFDPNTLEQVRSEAHERGVGATTLIRMWVLEHVRKQHEMRT, encoded by the coding sequence ATGACGAAGAAAACCAGTACAAAAAAACGTATCCCCGAATTTTCGAGCATCGAGAAAGAGGCTGCGTTTTGGGATACTCATAGCACCGCTGACTATGAGGACGAGTTCAAGCCCGTTCGTGTTCGTTTTGCGAAGAATCTATCCGAGGGCATTACGATTCGCTTCGATCCCAATACTCTTGAGCAGGTACGCTCAGAAGCTCACGAAAGGGGCGTTGGCGCGACAACGCTTATTCGTATGTGGGTTTTGGAACACGTCAGGAAGCAGCATGAGATGCGGACGTAA
- a CDS encoding PIN domain-containing protein, translated as MACPLQRFFDSFVLLGLDATSARKAGMLKRDYRTPFADAIVAATALIYNLPLVTRNVRHYQPIEAEGLRIVRPY; from the coding sequence GTGGCGTGTCCGCTGCAAAGATTTTTCGACTCGTTTGTCCTCCTTGGGCTTGACGCGACCTCTGCCCGCAAAGCAGGCATGTTGAAACGTGATTACCGTACGCCGTTTGCCGACGCGATTGTCGCGGCGACCGCGCTCATCTACAATCTGCCGCTCGTGACGCGAAACGTGCGGCACTATCAGCCGATTGAGGCTGAAGGGTTGCGTATTGTCCGGCCGTACTGA
- the metG gene encoding methionine--tRNA ligase, translating to MQKRLTGSTARYLTTTLPYVNADPHIGFAFEIVHADIAARYHTLAGDDVFFNTGTDEHGQKIFEKARAAGKDPQAYVDEYAEKFRRLKGALGLSADIHFIRTTEPRHRAAAQEFWRRCEARGDIYKKLYQMKYCVGCELEKTDSELEKGRCPLHPAQELETREEENYFFRFSKYRQPLLDFYERCPDFVVPDFRFNEIKRFIERGLEDFSISRLATKMPWGVAIPGDESQVMFVWFDALVNYVSTLGWPEDIAQFEKYWGRPEAPRAVQFAGKDNLRQQSAMWQAMLLSAGLPLSRQIVIHGFITSGGQKMSKSLGNVINPYDIVEGYGVDALRYYLARHIHPFEDSDFTMEKFTDAYNANLANGLGNFVARVMALVAKSKIKNQKSKLQFKSQKLRTVLDTATQSYHAAFGAYHIQNVADAVWKLIQAGDEHVQETRPWEGEKQDVLEDLTALLGEIATLLVPILPETAGKIKSALETCTMPAPLFPRE from the coding sequence ATGCAAAAACGTCTAACGGGGTCCACCGCGCGCTATCTCACCACGACGCTGCCGTATGTGAACGCGGATCCGCACATCGGATTCGCGTTTGAGATTGTGCATGCCGATATCGCCGCGCGCTACCACACGCTCGCAGGGGATGATGTATTTTTCAACACCGGCACCGACGAGCATGGCCAGAAGATCTTTGAGAAAGCGCGCGCGGCGGGGAAGGACCCGCAGGCGTACGTGGACGAATATGCCGAGAAGTTTCGGCGGCTCAAGGGGGCGCTCGGTCTCTCCGCGGATATCCATTTCATCCGCACGACGGAGCCCCGTCACCGGGCCGCGGCGCAGGAGTTTTGGCGGCGTTGCGAGGCGCGCGGCGACATCTACAAAAAGCTCTACCAGATGAAGTACTGCGTTGGCTGTGAGCTTGAGAAGACCGACTCGGAGCTTGAGAAGGGGCGTTGTCCGCTACACCCGGCGCAGGAGCTCGAGACGCGGGAAGAGGAGAATTATTTTTTTCGATTTTCAAAATACAGGCAGCCACTTCTTGATTTCTACGAGCGCTGTCCCGACTTCGTCGTGCCGGACTTTCGTTTCAACGAAATCAAGCGCTTTATCGAGCGCGGGCTTGAGGACTTCAGCATCTCTCGGCTCGCAACGAAGATGCCGTGGGGTGTTGCGATCCCTGGCGACGAGAGCCAGGTGATGTTCGTGTGGTTCGACGCGCTCGTGAACTATGTCTCGACGCTCGGCTGGCCGGAGGACATCGCTCAGTTTGAGAAATACTGGGGGAGACCGGAGGCGCCGAGAGCCGTGCAGTTTGCAGGCAAAGACAATTTGCGCCAGCAGTCGGCGATGTGGCAGGCGATGCTCCTCTCCGCGGGCCTGCCTCTCTCGCGCCAGATCGTGATTCACGGCTTCATCACGAGCGGCGGGCAGAAGATGAGCAAGTCGCTCGGCAACGTGATAAATCCGTACGACATCGTTGAGGGCTACGGCGTCGACGCGCTCCGCTACTACCTTGCGCGGCACATACACCCGTTTGAAGACAGCGATTTTACGATGGAGAAATTTACGGACGCGTACAACGCGAATCTTGCGAATGGGTTGGGGAATTTTGTGGCGAGGGTGATGGCGCTTGTTGCAAAATCAAAAATCAAAAATCAAAAATCAAAATTACAATTCAAAAGTCAAAAGTTACGAACGGTTCTCGACACCGCGACACAGTCGTATCATGCCGCCTTTGGCGCGTATCACATACAAAACGTCGCGGATGCGGTGTGGAAATTGATTCAGGCGGGAGATGAGCACGTTCAGGAAACACGGCCCTGGGAAGGGGAGAAGCAGGACGTGCTTGAGGACCTCACAGCGCTCCTCGGCGAGATCGCGACGCTCCTCGTGCCGATCCTCCCGGAGACCGCGGGAAAAATAAAATCCGCGCTCGAAACTTGCACCATGCCCGCGCCGCTTTTTCCGAGAGAATAG
- a CDS encoding glycine--tRNA ligase, which produces MSGDHTLMDKITSLCKRRGFLFPGSEIYGGFAGTYDYGPHGVDLRENIVDAWKRAMYMHENMAMLDSSIFTAPRVWEASGHVSGFNDPLVVCLSCHSKLRADHLLESSDVSADEKMSEAELNELFDAHRRIVACPVCGKKTFGKVVQKNLLATATLGAFEEEDEDVYLRGETAQGIFINFKNVLDAGLYSIPFGIAQVGKAFRNEISPRQFLFRKREFEQMEMQYFVYSEDAARAYEQWRAERMAYYLELGIAQKNLRWKKHEHLVFYARDAWDIEYQYPFGWGELEGVHNRGDYDLTQHQTFSGVDLSVRDDKTGERYVPYVIETSAGLDRTILMVFSEFYDEDEMNGEKRVVLRFPPAIAPVKVAVFPLLRNKPELVEKARKVYADLRRATNHRVRIVFDDNGNIGKRYRRQDEIGTPFCVTVDFQTLDDESVTVRERDTGKQGRVQIGELGAYVREHTA; this is translated from the coding sequence ATGTCTGGCGACCACACACTGATGGACAAAATTACGTCGCTCTGCAAGCGGCGAGGCTTCCTTTTTCCCGGCTCCGAGATATACGGCGGTTTTGCGGGGACATACGACTATGGGCCTCACGGCGTGGACCTTCGGGAGAATATCGTGGATGCGTGGAAACGGGCGATGTACATGCACGAGAATATGGCGATGCTTGATTCAAGCATCTTCACCGCGCCGCGGGTGTGGGAAGCGAGCGGCCACGTTTCAGGGTTCAATGATCCACTGGTCGTATGCCTCTCGTGTCACTCGAAGTTACGCGCCGACCACCTTCTTGAGAGCTCTGACGTGTCAGCGGATGAGAAGATGTCCGAAGCGGAATTAAACGAGTTGTTCGATGCGCACAGGAGGATAGTGGCGTGTCCCGTCTGTGGGAAGAAAACTTTTGGAAAAGTGGTACAGAAAAATCTTTTGGCGACCGCGACGCTCGGCGCTTTTGAAGAGGAAGATGAGGACGTGTACCTCCGTGGCGAGACCGCCCAAGGTATATTTATAAATTTTAAAAACGTGCTTGATGCCGGCTTGTATTCGATCCCGTTTGGTATTGCGCAAGTCGGCAAAGCATTTCGGAACGAGATAAGTCCGCGACAGTTCCTGTTTCGAAAAAGGGAATTCGAGCAGATGGAAATGCAGTACTTCGTTTATTCTGAAGACGCAGCCCGGGCATATGAACAGTGGAGGGCGGAGCGCATGGCGTATTACCTCGAACTGGGCATCGCACAAAAGAATCTGCGTTGGAAAAAACACGAGCATCTCGTATTTTACGCGAGAGACGCGTGGGATATCGAATATCAATACCCGTTTGGTTGGGGCGAGCTTGAGGGGGTACACAACCGGGGCGACTATGATTTGACTCAGCACCAAACGTTTTCAGGCGTAGACCTTTCTGTGCGCGATGACAAAACGGGCGAGCGGTACGTGCCGTATGTTATTGAAACGTCGGCGGGGCTCGACCGGACGATACTCATGGTGTTTAGTGAGTTTTATGACGAGGATGAAATGAACGGGGAAAAACGCGTCGTGCTGCGTTTTCCGCCCGCGATTGCCCCGGTCAAAGTTGCTGTCTTTCCTCTCCTGCGGAATAAACCCGAGCTCGTTGAAAAGGCGAGAAAAGTTTATGCGGATCTCCGACGAGCGACGAATCACCGCGTACGAATCGTTTTCGACGACAACGGCAACATTGGCAAGCGCTATCGGAGGCAGGACGAGATAGGGACGCCTTTTTGTGTAACCGTGGATTTCCAGACGCTCGATGATGAGAGCGTAACGGTGCGGGAGAGAGATACGGGGAAGCAAGGGCGGGTGCAGATTGGGGAGTTGGGGGCGTACGTGAGAGAACACACCGCTTGA